The Aptenodytes patagonicus chromosome 15, bAptPat1.pri.cur, whole genome shotgun sequence genome has a segment encoding these proteins:
- the LOC143167599 gene encoding macrophage migration inhibitory factor gives MPMFAIQTNVCKDAVPDSLLGDLTQQLAKATGKPAQYIAVHIIPDQMMSFGSSTDPCALCSLYSIGKIGGQQNKTYTKLLCDLISKHLHVSADRVYINYFDMNAANVGWNGSTFA, from the exons ATGCCCATGTTCGCCATCCAGACCAACGTCTGCAAGGACGCCGTGCCCGACAGCCTGCTGGGCGACCTCACCCAGCAGCTGGCCAAGGCCACCGGCAAGCCCGCGCAG TACATCGCTGTGCACATCATACCTGATCAGATGATGTCCTTCGGGAGCTCCACTGATCCCTGCGCGCTCTGCAGCCTTTACAGCATCGGCAAAATAGGAGGGCAGCAGAACAAGACCTACACCAAGCTCCTGTGTGATCTGATCTCTAAGCACTTGCACGTATCTGCAGACAG GGTGTACATCAACTACTTCGACATGAATGCCGCCAACGTGGGCTGGAATGGCTCCACCTTTGCGTAG